One part of the Larus michahellis chromosome 22, bLarMic1.1, whole genome shotgun sequence genome encodes these proteins:
- the SARNP gene encoding SAP domain-containing ribonucleoprotein isoform X2 has translation MAAEAVELHKLKLAELKQECLARGLEAKGNKQDLINRLQAYLEEHAEEEANEEDVLGEEIEEEEQKPVEPPVKAEEPPVKSPDVITEKKVVKITSEISQMERMQKRAERFNVPVSLESKKAARAARFGLATVSTKGLSADSKPTVNMDKLKERAQRFGLNVSSLSKKGAEKSRAGGGTA, from the exons ATGGCGGCGGAGGCTGTGGAGCTCCATAAGCTGAAG CTGGCCGAGCTGAAGCAGGAGTGCCTGGCCCGCGGCCTGGAGGCGAAGGGCAACAAGCAGGATCTGATCAACCGGCTCCAGGCGTACCTGGAGGAGCACG ctgaagAAGAAGCAAACGAAGAAGATGTGCTGGGAGAAGAAATAGAG gaagaagagcagaagcCGGTGGAGCCGCCCGTCAAAGCGGAAGAGCCTCCTGTAAAATCGCCTGACGT GATTACGGAAAAGAAGGTAGTGAAAATAACATCAGAAATATCGCAGATGGAG cGAATGCAGAAGAGGGCCGAGCGCTTCAACGTGCCCGTCAGCCTGGAGAGCAAGAAGGCGGCGCGGGCAGCTCG GTTTGGTTTGGCCACGGTTTCGACTAAAG GCCTCTCTGCAGACAGCAAACCCACG GTAAACATGGATAAATTAAAGGAAAGGGCTCAAAGATTTGGCTTGAATGTCTCCTCGCTCTCCAAGAAG GGAGCAGAGAAGagccgggctggcggggggacGGCGTGA